AATAGCTTGAGACCTGCCTAAACAAGTCTATAACAACATATCTCATAGaacaattcttctatatatcaCCGCCGCACGTAACCAGCGCAAAACCGGCTGATGTAGCATACTGCCAGTCagctgatattttatttttatttttttaaaaagagcagcagaaaaaggaaggaaaatcaATTAACAGAGCCACTGAGCAATTTTGAAGCGAAGAGAAATCATTCAACGTCCCGAGCTCTGAAGGATCCCGTCTAGAGGTTGACGCCGTGGACTGAATCGGTTGTTGCAGTCGCCGTTCGTCACACATTCCAAATCTTAGTCGCTGAACGTCATCGTGGGTTGGATAAACGATCTAAGCCTGCTTCTTATTTCTTCCACTGATTCGGCaaagacaaaattttttttttcttttcttttatctgtTGTTCTTATTCTTTCCTTTTACACTCTAGACAACAGTCTTGCTATTCGGTTTCAACGCTATCAATAAGCTGCTCGATTGGTACAACCTCGAGTCAGCCACGGAGGTTTAGAACTTTCCTCATAGAATGACCAACAAACAGAGCCACGTCTAGACTATAATTTCTGGCCTCATCATTCATTCACCCATACAGTGAGTGAcaattctttttaaaacattttcttttcttatataCAGGTGAGACACGACCAGCTCTAAGTGGTATGCTGAAGCAAGTTATCTGTGGATATAGCATGACAATTCATTTCTATCATTATTCAGGCTAGTCAAAGAAACGAGAAAGGTAACATCAACAAATACAACAGATTTGACATGCATGAAGATGCATCTTTATTTGGTATATGCTAAATTTCCACAAAGTAATGAACACGATTATTTCAAGTCCGGAAAAGAAAACCTTCAGAACCGAGCCTAAAGGGATTGACTTGAGAATGTACAACAATAAATGACAACTAATGTCTCGACAAGGGCTGCTTGAAAACGCCGAAGTATCAAGGACCCAACAGCCATTACGTTTGGGGTTGTTATTGTGGGCCCTCAACTACTTGGGAGCTAGTCTGATTGGACAGACGGAGAATGCAACGCAACGAGCCCCTTTAGCCAACATAAAGCGCTCATTTTCTGTCAGAGGCCTCTCAATCACCTTCACTACATTTGCATCCTTAAACATTGGAGGAAAGCCACCATCAGAATGTGGCAAGcattaataaagaaaagaaagaaataataactTCCCAAATATTAATAGCAATGAAATTTGCTGTTTCTTGAAATTGTATACATTTCAAGTTCATACGTGCGAAGTATGACAAGACAAAGCACTAACCTTCTTTTGTGGTTGGATAGAAGGTCTAACGCTGGCAGTATCGCCAATCACAATTACATTGTTAAGATTCCCCCTTTCATCCCTTTCTGATGGTGAAGATGTTGAATGTCTCCATTGCCCATTAGTGATAAATTTGTAGTAGTACCTTCAGgcaaaattatatttagaaagaagTTTAGCTTCAAAAAATATTCCAGACTATGGTATACAACTTAAATTATGCATGTTGTAAACGGTTAGGATGTCCACTAATGAATTGCGAGTGTGCTTAAAGATTGTGATTGAGAACTTCAATTTGTTGAGAATTATCAAAAGCAGATATGCACAGAACACAGCGACCAGAAGCCAAGCTCTCCATTTTGGACTAGAtgactattttttaatattacgtttaacaatgtacaatttgaaaacttaactCCCATTCAACCATGTATTAGGGCTTCTTTCATAGATACATGCTGCAGTTCGGAGAATCAGAAACTACAGTTGCATGAACTTCAAAAGTCTTTCAAGCAGTAAATTCAACAAAGATGCCATGAGGCAGATTAATTAGAAAGACTACATTTTAAATCAACATCAGCAATTAAGAGAAAGTACAGAAAGCTTGACACTTACTTTCCTTGCGGGAGTCTAACTTCCACTTCATATCTAGGTCCACCTTTATGGATTGCTTTAATTGGTTCTTTCCAATTTCCAGTAAAATCTCCAACCAAATTTACATCTTCTCCCTATAAAGTACACATACAAGAAGCACCATCAAGACCTAATGTTCCATAACAAAAACAATTATAGCAGATATAACAGTTTAAAACCTCCATGATCTCAACTTCGTTCAAAGAATTAccgataaattaataataataataataagcctTCATTCAAAGAATTACTTCTAGCCAAGAGAGCAACAGGAAAGAGAAACTGTGACATTGTCCCTTCATTTCAGGCaatcaagattttttttctttaaaagcacaatgaagatgaaaatgagATTTTCCCTTACCTCTTGCCCATTCCACACAAAGGTCACAGCATGTGTAGCAGGACCATCATGACTGCCTTTTTCCACCATAGCTATAAGATCCCATGTTGCCCAAGCAATTGCTGGTCTGTATAAAGATTTTATTTAGATGCTTTGTCAAGTTAAAGGGTCCTGATAGCGATAATTAAAactttgttcttttttgtttgccATTACCATTTTGGGTGAAAAATCCACCAAACcagttaataaaaaattatctaactAAGAAATAAATCCTAGAAGCTAAAACAGGCTATAATTCGCATATGCATATAAGAGCTctcgaaaataataaaaataaaattaatgacaGATGATAGAGACCCTCAGCTACAAGTCAATTATGTCCCATAGGAGTTTTTAAGTCATAGCTGAAAGGAGCCAGAATACTTTGATTGTTATCTCTTAGGTTCTTCATGCAAACCATGACGAAATGCTACTTGGCATTGccaacaatacagcacaaacatGCAGGAAGGTAGCAAGAATAACCTGTCAGGTCTGCAAGAATGCAACCCAGtgacaaaattataagctgcATGAAGGGAAGTGTCCGTCATCCAATGCAGGTATGCAATCACACAAGCTGGCGATCGATCAAAACCAGTTGTACAAGTAACAAAAACACGATGGTTCTTTTTTAACAAGCGTAATAGAAGCCCCACGCAAAATGGTAACTTCTTCCTCATATCAAAGGAGTCTCCATCCCTACAAAAGAAAACCAAGGCAAATTTACCGTACAGCAATCAGCTAGGAAGCCTCAAGAGTGGTAAAAATTTAAGTATGACCTACTCAAAGTTCCCATTTCCATTTCTAAAAGCGTGAAGACatcaaataagaagaaaatgtaCAGAAACAAGCCAAGTGTAGAATACTTTCAAAAAGTCAATCCACAACTAAATTTCTTTCTGATTAAGCATCAGTGAGTGCTCACAGATAACCACAAGTACACACACTCAGCATAAGGATACTGTTAGAAGAAGCAGTATCCTGATAATTTGGGAAACTTCTTTTCTTAAGAAGTACACGCACACAGAAAATGACATAGCTAACAAATACATATTATTGTATAAGCATGGGGATATATATTTGCAGACTGCCATGGTACCCCTTGGTTACCTTATAGGATAGCTTATCAGGAGAATATtggatttttggcatgattcATTGATTGACGTGGAATTAATCCCCCAATTTTCAGCTTCAGTTCCACTTTGGAAATTCAGGATGGCAGTCACACCCTGAAACAGAAATTTGAAAGCTCCTATAAGAGAGAAATGgattggaaaaaaaaaggcCCTTGCAAGGAGCATTCGTTGAACATGATAATGATCTGCATATGCAAATTAATTGCAGGCAATATCCAAAAAACACTTGCCCATTCAAacagaaatttaaaaagatgtacAGAAAGAGAAGCAATATGCCATGGAAAGCAACAAGTGTAACAGACAAAGGTGCTACTTACAGCAACATCTGACAAAGTCTCTATGTCAGCTTCTGTTTGAATACATGATCCCACGTATATTTGCTCTGtaacctaaaaataaaaacagcaaAAAAGTGAATGTAACATAAGTGATGTGCTAACAGACTAAGGTACTATTTGGCCACatgaaattctcatctcaaacataaaattctcatctcatgattacaactttttcaaatcctcatacaaaatataataaacaattcaatttttcttaactttttcaaatcccaatacaataataatattttaatatttatcttaaaactcaaaattctcatcagAAAAATatcagtggccaagcagaacctaaaaGTTATCATCATCAAAAGCATAACATTGAAGCAAGATCCACAAATTAGTCAAAACTGTACACCATCCAGTcctgtttccttttttttcgtatagaatttaaaaattgatgaaCATCACACCTTGCTATAGCGCATGCCAAGCGAGTGATTATAATATAGCTCCCCTTTAGAACGATCCAATGCCTTAACATATTCCTCGAGAGGAAAATTCCCATGAGCCCATTCTCCATCTCCCGACTCTTCTTCAGAAAATATACAAACAAGTTCACTTAGGGATTGAGAAAGAATATTTTTCTGCAGTTGTGATTGAATTTGTCCATTTTGACCACTCAAAAGTTTCCATCCTTGGGATGTAAGAAACTTTGAAGAAAACATGACAAATCCAGAATTCCCATTACTGTTAGAAGATGTTTGCAAATTTGATGCCAATATACTCTTGTTCCAGCTGGCAACAGACACTCGACCTCTATTGAATAGTATATCAAGATCACCCAGATGTAATTGTTGAATCGGAAATGGAGAGTAGGGCCTCTCAAGAATTAGGCTAAATGATCCTGTATTCTCCTTCAGCATCCTCCTGAAGACACCAAAGactgaacaaataaaaacaaaaaaaataatgaacatATCTTTAacaattatttcattaagtaaCTTTGCATTATATAGAGGCTAGCTTAGCTACTGAAATAAATGCAATGTTAACTGTTAATTGAAGTCCATAGAAGTTCTCCacattga
This is a stretch of genomic DNA from Carya illinoinensis cultivar Pawnee chromosome 3, C.illinoinensisPawnee_v1, whole genome shotgun sequence. It encodes these proteins:
- the LOC122302583 gene encoding phosphoglucan phosphatase LSF1, chloroplastic, which translates into the protein MPSLQASSCRAFHRPSMSSSFWGKDLCSSYSGAIGMLGARKEKLRSNGGTVRSTVIAVSGGSSSSLKMNLNEYMVTLEKPLGIRFALSVDGKVFVHSLKRGSNAEKSRIIMVGDNLKKASDSSGGRLMEIKDFGDTQRMLKENTGSFSLILERPYSPFPIQQLHLGDLDILFNRGRVSVASWNKSILASNLQTSSNSNGNSGFVMFSSKFLTSQGWKLLSGQNGQIQSQLQKNILSQSLSELVCIFSEEESGDGEWAHGNFPLEEYVKALDRSKGELYYNHSLGMRYSKVTEQIYVGSCIQTEADIETLSDVAGVTAILNFQSGTEAENWGINSTSINESCQKSNILLISYPIRDGDSFDMRKKLPFCVGLLLRLLKKNHRVFVTCTTGFDRSPACVIAYLHWMTDTSLHAAYNFVTGLHSCRPDRPAIAWATWDLIAMVEKGSHDGPATHAVTFVWNGQEGEDVNLVGDFTGNWKEPIKAIHKGGPRYEVEVRLPQGKYYYKFITNGQWRHSTSSPSERDERGNLNNVIVIGDTASVRPSIQPQKKDANVVKVIERPLTENERFMLAKGARCVAFSVCPIRLAPK